One Odocoileus virginianus isolate 20LAN1187 ecotype Illinois chromosome 6, Ovbor_1.2, whole genome shotgun sequence DNA segment encodes these proteins:
- the LOC110149941 gene encoding LOW QUALITY PROTEIN: olfactory receptor 4F15 (The sequence of the model RefSeq protein was modified relative to this genomic sequence to represent the inferred CDS: inserted 1 base in 1 codon), with amino-acid sequence MDVMNQSIVSEFIFLGFTTSWEIQLLLFVFAFLFYSASMMGNLVVVFTVALDSHLHSPMYFLLANLSVIDMVFCSXVPKMICDIFKKHKSISFCGCITQIFFSHAAGGTEMVLLITMAFDRYVAICKPLHYLTIMSPRMCLHFLVTSWTIGLIHSLVQLVFVVDLPFCGPNVLDSFYCDLPRLLRLACTNTQELEFMVTVNSGLISVGSFVLLVISYIFILFTVWKHASRGLSKALSTLSAHITVVVLFFGPLMFFYTWPSPTSHLDKYLAIFDAFITPFLNPVIYTFRNKEMNMAMRRLCSHLVHYRNIS; translated from the exons ATGGATGTAATGAATCAATCCATAGTATCAGAGTTCATATTCCTGGGATTCACCACTTCATGGGAGATCCAGCTCCTCCTTTTTGTCTTCGCCTTTTTGTTCTACTCTGCAAGCATGATGGGAAACCTTGTCGTTGTGTTCACTGTAGCCTTGGATTCTCATCTGCACTCCCCCATGTATTTCCTCTTGGCTAACCTCTCAGTCATTGACATGGTATTTTGCT TAGTCCCTAAAATGATTTGTGATATTTTCAAGAAGCATAAATCCATCTCCTTTTGTGGATGTATTACCCAGATCTTCTTTAGCCATGCTGCTGGGGGCACTGAGATGGTGCTGCTCATCACTATGGCCTTTGACAGATATGTGGCCATATGTAAGCCTCTCCACTACCTTACCATCATGAGTCCAAGAATGTGTCTACATTTTTTAGTCACTTCCTGGACCATTGGCCTTATACATTCATTGGTTCAATTGGTTTTTGTAGTAGATTTACCATTTTGTGGTCCTAATGTGTTAGATAGTTTTTACTGTGACCTTCCTCGGCTCCTCAGACTTGCCTGCACAAATACCCAAGAACTGGAGTTCATGGTAACTGTCAATAGTGGGCTCATTTCTGTGGGCTCCTTTGTCTTGCTGGTCATTTCCTACATCTTCATTCTATTCACTGTTTGGAAACATGCTTCTCGTGGGTTATCCAAGGCCCTTTCCACTTTGTCAGCTCATATTACTGTTGTGGTTTTATTCTTTGGGCCACTAATGTTTTTCTACACCTGGCCTTCTCCCACATCACACTTAGATAAATATCTTGCTATTTTTGATGCATTTATCActccttttctgaatccagtcaTCTATACATTCAGGAACAAGGAGATGAACATGGCAATGAGGAGACTGTGCAGTCATCTTGTGCATTATAGAAATATTTCCTGA